One genomic segment of Dehalogenimonas alkenigignens includes these proteins:
- a CDS encoding cation diffusion facilitator family transporter — MAIIAAVIANLAIAVIKFAAAAITGSSAMISEGIHSLVDTGNGGLLLHGLKESSRPADADHPFGHGKALYFWTLVVAVSIFGIGGGMSLYEGISHIRHVAPETVLGNPAANYIVLGIATIIEAWSLSVAIKEFRKVKGKAGGWDYIKSTKDPSTYTVVLEDTAALIGLLFAFLGVFFGHLLDNPYLDGVASIMIGLLLMAVAFILGFETKGLLLGEGVDAQTLADIRKRVESDPAVNKATDILTMYVGPEALLINLGVNFKNGVTAEQTYEAIRRIESDIRGEYPEATRVYIETESLPVRPLPG; from the coding sequence ATGGCAATCATCGCGGCGGTTATCGCCAATCTTGCTATTGCCGTAATTAAATTTGCCGCGGCGGCGATCACAGGCTCTTCGGCAATGATCTCCGAAGGCATCCATTCCTTAGTTGACACCGGCAATGGCGGATTATTACTGCACGGCTTGAAAGAGTCGTCCCGGCCTGCCGACGCCGACCACCCTTTCGGTCATGGCAAAGCTCTCTACTTCTGGACGCTGGTGGTGGCGGTGTCTATCTTTGGGATCGGCGGCGGTATGTCGTTGTATGAAGGAATTTCCCACATCCGGCATGTGGCGCCTGAGACTGTGTTAGGTAATCCGGCGGCGAACTATATTGTTCTTGGGATCGCAACAATTATCGAGGCATGGTCGTTATCGGTGGCTATTAAAGAGTTTCGTAAAGTCAAAGGTAAAGCAGGCGGCTGGGATTATATCAAATCGACAAAGGATCCGAGCACGTACACCGTCGTCCTGGAGGATACCGCAGCCTTGATCGGCCTGCTGTTCGCTTTTTTGGGTGTATTCTTCGGTCATCTGTTAGATAATCCTTACCTTGACGGCGTAGCATCAATCATGATCGGCCTGTTGTTGATGGCGGTAGCTTTTATCCTTGGTTTTGAAACCAAGGGTTTATTGCTCGGGGAAGGTGTCGACGCACAGACACTGGCTGACATTCGCAAGCGCGTGGAGTCTGATCCGGCAGTAAACAAAGCAACGGATATCCTTACAATGTACGTCGGCCCTGAGGCTCTTCTCATCAATCTCGGCGTTAACTTCAAGAACGGCGTTACTGCCGAACAAACTTACGAGGCAATCCGTCGCATCGAAAGTGATATTCGGGGCGAGTATCCAGAGGCAACGCGAGTGTATATAGAGACAGAATCACTCCCGGTCAGGCCACTGCCTGGGTGA
- a CDS encoding HdeD family acid-resistance protein, with amino-acid sequence MLSSLSRNWWLLALRGIAAIIFGVLALVWPSLTVLSLVVLFGALAFVEGVFSITTAIAVHKKNEYWWAILLAGVAGIIIGLITFFWPDVTALALLYLIASWALITGGFEIAAAIKLRKLINNEWVMILGGLLSILVGVLLVVFPGAGALSVIWLIGSFAIAFGILQIVLAFKVKSLAPQTHD; translated from the coding sequence ATGTTAAGTTCACTGTCTCGCAACTGGTGGCTCCTGGCGCTACGGGGTATCGCCGCAATCATCTTTGGGGTTCTAGCGCTTGTCTGGCCTTCACTAACGGTATTGAGCCTGGTGGTGCTCTTTGGGGCACTGGCTTTCGTGGAGGGGGTTTTCTCGATAACCACGGCCATCGCCGTACATAAGAAAAACGAGTATTGGTGGGCTATCCTGCTCGCCGGCGTGGCCGGGATCATCATCGGGTTGATTACCTTTTTCTGGCCTGATGTGACCGCATTAGCTCTGCTGTACCTGATCGCCTCCTGGGCGCTGATCACCGGCGGCTTTGAAATCGCGGCTGCGATAAAGCTGAGGAAACTCATTAATAATGAATGGGTGATGATCCTTGGCGGCCTTTTATCGATCCTCGTCGGCGTTCTGCTGGTGGTCTTCCCCGGCGCGGGAGCACTGAGCGTGATTTGGCTGATCGGGTCGTTCGCCATCGCGTTTGGAATTCTGCAAATTGTTCTGGCTTTCAAGGTGAAGAGCCTTGCCCCTCAGACGCATGACTAA
- a CDS encoding helix-turn-helix domain-containing protein: protein MKEACEILNISINTLRRWCYSGLIKSWRISARGDLRVTKQDVLLLTAEIRRNGFSNIHRNGMEMRT, encoded by the coding sequence ATGAAGGAGGCCTGTGAAATTCTCAATATTTCCATTAACACTTTGAGGCGTTGGTGCTATTCAGGCTTGATAAAATCATGGCGGATATCGGCACGGGGAGATCTGAGAGTGACGAAACAGGATGTTTTACTCCTAACAGCAGAAATAAGGCGAAACGGTTTTAGCAACATACACAGAAATGGAATGGAGATGCGTACATGA
- a CDS encoding patatin-like phospholipase family protein, which produces MDQGCRWRRKLLFIYIKERIDIWNFHSIRSGSRLPVVRLYYRWLESGEMAEAKGSKKKKIGLALGSGAAKGLAHIGVLAELEKQGIQPDLIAGTSMGALIGAVYAQGVGSERMKEIARGFGQKRLSLFVEPSVPRSSLIRGQKIAEALRVIIGEVDFSSLEIPFVCLATDIGDGREIVIDQGEVWRGVMASCSIPILLPPVKKANRYLVDGGLVSPIPARILRDLGADVVIGVSVSSKGQEDVDWGNRRDGSKGPNLFDIAFQTMNLIGFQASKNCLPVADIVIEPNVDHIGWADFHRVDECILEGERAARNSMKQILSLAAN; this is translated from the coding sequence TTGGATCAAGGTTGCCGCTGGCGGCGGAAGTTACTATTCATTTATATAAAAGAAAGAATTGATATTTGGAATTTTCATTCCATAAGAAGCGGCAGCCGCCTACCAGTGGTGAGGTTATATTACCGATGGTTGGAGTCTGGTGAAATGGCAGAAGCTAAAGGTTCTAAAAAGAAAAAAATCGGCCTCGCCCTCGGAAGTGGCGCCGCCAAAGGCCTCGCTCATATCGGGGTATTGGCCGAGCTGGAGAAACAAGGCATTCAGCCGGATCTGATAGCCGGGACAAGCATGGGAGCGTTAATCGGTGCGGTGTACGCTCAGGGCGTTGGTTCCGAACGAATGAAAGAAATCGCCCGCGGATTTGGGCAAAAAAGACTGTCACTTTTCGTCGAACCTTCAGTACCGCGGTCCAGCCTGATCCGCGGGCAAAAAATTGCAGAGGCGCTGAGGGTGATAATAGGCGAAGTTGACTTCTCGTCTTTAGAGATTCCTTTTGTATGTCTGGCCACTGATATCGGTGACGGCCGCGAGATCGTCATTGATCAGGGCGAAGTCTGGCGAGGGGTGATGGCGAGTTGCTCAATACCGATACTGCTGCCGCCGGTCAAAAAAGCCAACAGGTACCTTGTGGATGGAGGGCTCGTGTCCCCCATCCCGGCCAGGATCCTGCGGGATTTGGGCGCAGATGTTGTCATTGGAGTTTCCGTCTCATCAAAAGGACAAGAAGATGTCGATTGGGGAAACCGGAGGGATGGTTCAAAAGGGCCCAACCTCTTTGACATAGCATTTCAGACAATGAACCTGATTGGCTTTCAGGCATCGAAAAACTGCCTTCCGGTTGCGGATATCGTGATCGAACCGAATGTTGATCATATCGGGTGGGCGGATTTCCATCGTGTTGATGAGTGCATTTTGGAAGGCGAGAGAGCCGCCCGCAATTCAATGAAACAGATTCTGAGCCTGGCGGCAAATTGA
- a CDS encoding Crp/Fnr family transcriptional regulator: MNVQAAEKLKAFFSQHRYLQYNKGELLLRAEDDPSGVYYLHEGVVDQYVISEKGDEFIVAFYEPVAVFPLAWAINGSPNIFFYEALTASGLFRAPKAEFLKFIENEPQVILALLRMEISHTDELLSRTVYLTEGSVHSKLITVLLTGVKRFGKKTGANSATLEFKITETKLASTIGTTPETISRELKLLKESGLIQFNKNILTINDIAKLEKERS; the protein is encoded by the coding sequence GTGAACGTTCAGGCTGCCGAAAAACTCAAGGCCTTTTTTTCTCAACATCGTTATCTGCAATATAACAAAGGCGAACTCTTGTTAAGGGCAGAAGATGACCCTTCCGGCGTCTACTACCTGCATGAAGGAGTCGTTGACCAGTACGTCATCTCCGAAAAAGGCGATGAATTCATCGTCGCCTTCTATGAACCCGTCGCCGTATTTCCCCTTGCCTGGGCAATCAACGGCTCTCCTAACATATTCTTCTATGAAGCGCTTACCGCCTCCGGCCTTTTTCGGGCGCCTAAAGCTGAATTCTTAAAATTCATCGAGAATGAACCTCAGGTGATCCTCGCGCTCCTAAGGATGGAAATAAGCCATACCGATGAATTACTCTCCCGAACGGTTTACCTCACGGAAGGGAGCGTGCACTCAAAACTAATCACCGTGCTTTTAACAGGCGTTAAGCGGTTTGGTAAAAAAACAGGTGCGAATTCGGCCACCCTCGAATTTAAAATTACTGAGACAAAACTCGCCTCGACTATCGGTACCACTCCTGAGACAATAAGCCGGGAGTTGAAGCTGCTCAAAGAATCGGGATTAATCCAATTCAATAAGAATATTCTGACGATCAACGATATCGCTAAGTTGGAGAAAGAACGCTCGTAA
- a CDS encoding prenyltransferase/squalene oxidase repeat-containing protein, whose protein sequence is MREDVIENLLEGAVQYIESCRLVDGGYFFARVPPSSGLDTYFAVMGLSLLGLKPVILAEVEAFVHNGLLKDEPVHLGGLFVAAETLDKLGCLTDELKYRIRRAVTAFKNQFGGYGAFEHLDVAIPSELQGTYRAMKVLHTIGANRIDAGEVGCFVENWHNGDGGYGGRGRSNLASTFFATSIACLGGFELIDRYSTIAYLRRKETNREYQYIEDLYWLATALDNLGGSLADRSGATEFVRRCRRRGGGFARATAIGIPTLEYTFYALSILKLAGCQARGTLKIDSEKL, encoded by the coding sequence ATGCGAGAAGATGTCATCGAAAACCTCCTTGAGGGCGCTGTCCAGTACATCGAATCCTGCCGTCTGGTTGACGGGGGGTACTTTTTTGCCAGGGTGCCGCCCTCCAGCGGTTTGGATACCTATTTTGCGGTGATGGGGCTCTCTCTGCTTGGGCTTAAACCCGTTATTCTGGCTGAGGTCGAAGCCTTTGTTCACAATGGTTTGTTGAAGGATGAGCCGGTGCATCTGGGCGGTCTTTTTGTCGCAGCCGAGACGCTGGACAAACTTGGATGTTTGACCGATGAACTTAAATATCGCATCCGCCGAGCGGTAACGGCATTTAAGAACCAATTCGGTGGTTATGGAGCATTCGAACACCTGGACGTCGCCATCCCCTCGGAACTTCAAGGCACGTATCGCGCCATGAAGGTGTTGCATACCATTGGGGCCAATCGCATCGATGCAGGTGAGGTTGGATGTTTCGTTGAAAATTGGCATAACGGGGATGGTGGTTACGGTGGGAGGGGGAGATCCAACTTAGCCTCAACATTCTTCGCCACCTCAATCGCATGCCTGGGCGGCTTTGAATTAATTGACCGCTATTCAACAATTGCTTATCTTAGAAGAAAAGAGACAAACCGAGAATATCAATATATCGAAGACTTGTACTGGCTCGCCACGGCGCTGGACAACCTGGGCGGGAGTCTGGCCGATCGGTCCGGCGCTACGGAGTTCGTCAGGCGATGCCGCCGCCGCGGCGGCGGTTTTGCGCGGGCGACTGCAATTGGCATTCCAACCCTCGAGTATACCTTTTATGCTCTTTCTATCCTGAAACTTGCAGGATGCCAAGCCCGAGGAACATTGAAAATAGACTCGGAGAAGCTGTAA
- a CDS encoding lamin tail domain-containing protein: MLLLSACFHFVGKSQIEVDVKSDTNKLPLDSIFIEISNLGNQAVNLNWWVLKDISDGYPSFTFPSYTLQPNQRIRVYTDQVHPSMVALTFPRH; encoded by the coding sequence ATCCTTCTTCTGTCAGCATGTTTTCACTTCGTTGGCAAATCACAGATCGAAGTTGACGTTAAATCTGACACAAACAAACTCCCTCTGGACTCCATATTCATCGAGATATCTAACCTAGGAAATCAAGCAGTTAACTTGAATTGGTGGGTTCTCAAGGATATCTCAGATGGTTATCCATCATTCACTTTCCCGTCATATACACTACAACCGAATCAAAGAATCAGAGTTTATACTGATCAAGTTCATCCGAGTATGGTGGCTTTGACCTTCCCCCGTCATTAG
- a CDS encoding lmo0937 family membrane protein has product MLLLIAIILVILWALGLFAFSLGGLVHIALVLAVILIIVWLLKKIVRI; this is encoded by the coding sequence ATGTTACTACTAATTGCTATTATTCTCGTGATTCTATGGGCACTTGGGCTGTTCGCCTTCAGTCTGGGCGGACTTGTACATATCGCCCTGGTTCTGGCGGTAATTCTGATCATCGTCTGGCTGCTTAAAAAGATCGTCAGGATTTAA
- a CDS encoding DUF190 domain-containing protein codes for MTLPKEGQLLRIFAGEADKHQGLPLGEWIIREAKKRGLAGATMFRGVAGFGVGSRIHTAHLLRLSSDLPVVIEIVDDPSKIEAFITTLDDAFPRGLITVEKARVIWYRTIKNP; via the coding sequence ATGACTCTCCCTAAGGAAGGCCAACTGCTTCGAATTTTCGCTGGAGAAGCGGACAAGCATCAAGGCTTACCGCTGGGCGAATGGATCATCCGCGAAGCCAAAAAGAGAGGGCTGGCTGGAGCGACGATGTTTCGGGGTGTGGCTGGCTTTGGTGTCGGTTCCCGCATTCACACTGCCCATCTCCTACGTCTTTCAAGTGATTTACCAGTCGTCATTGAAATTGTTGACGACCCTTCAAAAATCGAAGCGTTCATAACAACGTTGGATGACGCCTTTCCCCGAGGGTTAATCACGGTGGAAAAGGCCAGGGTCATTTGGTACCGCACCATTAAAAATCCCTGA
- a CDS encoding LuxR C-terminal-related transcriptional regulator, translated as MAAKQREMDTLGVLLIGFNPVVREGLQAILIKDDRIKVIGDASDEHRAMQLIKRAQGSEQPVSVVLTETRNTKLDGVQITRQIKDEFPEVAVLVLTENPNDSYVIDAIHAGAGGYIFLHDMSPAALIQNILRVVEGSTQMTTALLRSAVENLLQNGRKTLAERTTEAAHLTEREVDVLRLMGNGDSNITIASTLGIAPDTTKKHVRNVIDKLQARSRTHAAIIAAQAGIIGNPVTNSIQ; from the coding sequence ATGGCCGCCAAACAACGTGAAATGGATACGCTGGGGGTTCTGTTGATTGGTTTCAACCCGGTTGTCCGGGAAGGTCTGCAAGCCATTCTCATAAAAGATGACAGGATTAAAGTGATCGGCGATGCTTCGGACGAACACCGGGCGATGCAATTAATAAAACGCGCCCAGGGCAGCGAACAGCCTGTCAGTGTTGTATTGACTGAAACCCGGAACACCAAGTTGGACGGCGTCCAGATTACAAGGCAGATTAAAGATGAGTTTCCGGAAGTGGCAGTCCTGGTATTGACGGAGAACCCCAACGATTCCTATGTAATTGACGCGATACATGCCGGCGCGGGCGGATATATCTTCCTGCACGATATGTCACCGGCGGCTCTTATACAGAATATTCTCCGGGTGGTTGAAGGCAGCACCCAGATGACAACGGCACTGTTGCGTTCCGCGGTTGAGAATTTGCTTCAAAACGGCCGGAAAACCTTGGCCGAACGAACAACCGAGGCGGCTCATCTCACTGAAAGAGAGGTTGACGTGCTTCGTCTCATGGGAAACGGCGACTCCAACATAACAATTGCATCAACTCTGGGAATCGCCCCGGACACGACTAAAAAACACGTACGGAACGTAATCGACAAGTTGCAGGCCCGCAGTCGTACCCACGCCGCCATCATCGCCGCTCAGGCTGGCATAATAGGGAATCCGGTAACGAACAGTATCCAATAG
- a CDS encoding cation:proton antiporter: MTDNLIPLAMGIIVLAASLISLKFGLSVAIIEIILGSLAGTLGMHTQDWMVYLASFGGITLTYLAGTEIDIELMREKFKESFLIGFCSFLLPFVAVAGYTYYFAHWSAQASLLAGTALSTTSLAVVYSVLVETGLARTKIGKLLMSSTFITDMGTALALSIIFIKPTAFTVVFIIVSIVVIIIATKFSHLVFDNARFKNKVVEPEIKYVFFLLLVFMYFANLGEGHAVLPAFVLGLLMSPHFKETVETKSVRNKLRTVAYAIITPTFFIVGGLSISFPLIFSALGLFIVLFLIKIASKFAGVFFLARKFIPQGAMYTTLLMSTGLTFGTIASVFGLTSGIIDRVQYSLLVGVVVASAVIPTFIAQKWFAPVHSEDVVELNGYGTEKAGK, encoded by the coding sequence ATGACCGATAATCTTATCCCCTTGGCGATGGGTATCATCGTACTGGCGGCCAGCCTAATCTCCCTGAAATTTGGCTTATCCGTCGCCATCATCGAAATCATCTTGGGCTCTCTAGCCGGGACATTAGGCATGCACACCCAGGATTGGATGGTTTACCTGGCAAGTTTTGGTGGCATTACCCTGACCTACCTGGCCGGGACCGAGATAGACATCGAGCTCATGAGAGAGAAATTCAAGGAGAGCTTCCTGATCGGATTCTGTTCCTTCCTTCTGCCATTTGTCGCTGTTGCCGGTTATACCTACTATTTTGCTCATTGGAGCGCTCAGGCATCGTTGTTGGCGGGCACCGCCCTTTCGACGACCTCCCTTGCCGTCGTCTACTCGGTTCTGGTCGAGACAGGCCTGGCTCGCACCAAGATCGGTAAACTCCTGATGTCATCGACCTTCATCACTGACATGGGCACCGCCCTAGCCCTAAGTATCATTTTTATCAAACCTACGGCGTTTACCGTGGTTTTTATTATCGTTTCAATCGTCGTCATAATCATCGCCACCAAGTTCTCCCACCTGGTCTTCGATAATGCTAGATTCAAAAACAAGGTCGTTGAGCCGGAGATCAAGTACGTTTTTTTCTTGCTTCTGGTCTTCATGTACTTCGCCAATCTGGGCGAAGGGCATGCCGTTCTGCCTGCTTTCGTTCTCGGGCTGCTCATGTCACCCCATTTCAAAGAGACTGTTGAAACCAAGTCCGTCCGAAATAAACTGCGCACCGTCGCCTATGCCATAATCACACCCACCTTTTTTATCGTCGGTGGACTCAGCATATCATTCCCGCTGATCTTTTCTGCGCTGGGCCTGTTTATTGTGCTGTTTCTGATCAAAATCGCCAGTAAATTCGCCGGCGTCTTTTTCCTGGCTAGGAAATTCATCCCCCAGGGCGCAATGTACACGACTCTACTTATGAGCACCGGACTCACTTTCGGCACCATCGCCAGCGTCTTCGGGCTTACCTCCGGCATCATCGACCGGGTCCAATATTCGTTACTGGTTGGCGTGGTCGTGGCCAGCGCGGTCATACCTACGTTTATCGCGCAGAAGTGGTTCGCTCCGGTACATTCGGAGGATGTGGTGGAGTTGAATGGTTATGGGACAGAAAAAGCCGGAAAATGA
- a CDS encoding exonuclease domain-containing protein, producing MTNIAVIDVETTGLNPYRSDRIVEIAAVVTSLEGELVREFITLVNPGRDIGPTYIHGLNSEDILDAPKFGDIAGVFLETLDGCVAFAGHNIRFDQSFLDVEFKRLGAGFPDGPSLCTMKLSGGGSLSSNCQCYGIAPETQKHSALHDARATARLLSVLLEDAPRKRAELSRMPPIKWPKVPKSSVEMLTRDASRQLQSKPADYIEKLLARVQPELPADIEGSAISDYTDLLDRVIEDRHIDAQEGASLIDVAERWGLSSSAISRAHNAYLLRLMTAALEGGVSEQENRDLRLVARLLGVDSETFNSIMTRAIKERSILKGHTSSSKDFSSVNTFDGKSVCFTGECLGRLNGHVITREMAQDLAAAHGMTIHESVTKKLDILIVADPLTQSGKASKARQYGIRIIHEPVLWRALGLEVQ from the coding sequence GTGACGAACATAGCAGTCATCGATGTTGAAACCACAGGGCTCAATCCGTACAGGTCCGATCGAATCGTTGAAATCGCTGCCGTTGTCACGAGTCTCGAAGGAGAATTGGTTCGGGAATTTATCACACTGGTGAACCCTGGGCGAGACATCGGACCGACTTATATTCACGGACTCAATTCCGAGGACATCCTTGATGCACCTAAGTTTGGTGATATTGCCGGGGTGTTTTTAGAAACACTTGACGGTTGCGTGGCATTTGCTGGTCACAACATTCGGTTCGACCAATCTTTCCTTGACGTCGAGTTCAAACGTCTCGGAGCAGGTTTCCCCGATGGACCATCATTGTGTACCATGAAACTTTCCGGTGGTGGAAGTCTTAGTAGCAATTGCCAGTGTTATGGAATTGCTCCCGAAACCCAAAAACATTCAGCCTTGCACGATGCAAGAGCCACAGCCAGACTTTTATCTGTGTTGCTTGAGGACGCGCCTCGGAAACGAGCGGAATTATCACGGATGCCGCCTATAAAATGGCCTAAAGTGCCTAAGTCTTCAGTAGAGATGTTAACACGAGATGCTTCCAGACAGTTGCAAAGTAAGCCTGCGGACTATATTGAAAAACTTCTGGCAAGGGTACAGCCCGAATTACCAGCCGATATTGAAGGATCGGCGATTTCAGATTACACGGATTTACTTGACCGAGTTATTGAAGATCGCCATATTGATGCTCAAGAAGGAGCATCTTTAATCGATGTCGCCGAACGGTGGGGACTTTCCTCATCGGCCATTTCACGAGCGCACAATGCCTACCTCTTGAGACTCATGACTGCTGCTCTTGAAGGCGGGGTATCTGAACAAGAAAATCGTGATCTAAGGCTGGTTGCTAGATTGCTCGGTGTCGACTCCGAGACTTTTAACTCGATAATGACTCGAGCAATCAAAGAGCGTTCGATTTTGAAAGGTCACACCTCAAGCTCAAAGGATTTCTCTTCGGTGAATACATTCGACGGGAAGAGTGTATGTTTTACCGGAGAGTGTCTGGGTCGGCTCAACGGTCACGTGATAACCCGAGAGATGGCACAAGATTTGGCAGCTGCACATGGTATGACGATTCATGAATCAGTAACTAAAAAGCTGGACATTCTTATTGTGGCGGATCCCTTAACTCAATCCGGTAAAGCAAGTAAAGCTCGTCAATATGGAATTAGAATTATCCACGAACCCGTGTTGTGGAGAGCCTTAGGATTAGAGGTTCAATAG
- a CDS encoding DUF5670 family protein, protein MDLLLIIVIILVILWFTGWRTSWGKGLFSDQKLVHILLVLAVIILVIWLLQAVLHLF, encoded by the coding sequence ATGGACCTCCTATTAATCATCGTGATTATTCTGGTTATATTATGGTTCACCGGCTGGCGCACCAGTTGGGGAAAAGGACTGTTTTCCGATCAAAAGCTGGTACACATCCTGCTGGTACTGGCAGTGATAATCCTGGTGATCTGGCTGCTGCAAGCGGTGCTTCACCTTTTCTAA
- a CDS encoding YegP family protein, which translates to MAAKFVIYKDKSGEFRWKLVHTNGQVIANSGEGYKAKVNATNGMKSVVENAPIATVEDLAT; encoded by the coding sequence ATGGCGGCTAAGTTCGTAATCTATAAGGACAAATCAGGGGAGTTTCGCTGGAAGTTGGTCCACACCAACGGGCAGGTCATAGCGAATTCGGGAGAGGGTTACAAGGCTAAAGTGAACGCAACCAACGGCATGAAATCAGTCGTTGAGAACGCGCCGATTGCGACCGTTGAAGACCTGGCAACTTAG
- a CDS encoding radical SAM protein: protein MLKYGFISLLPMPGRSRCSLLAVTGVNFELTYDCNLNCAHCLQQGIRRFTRGHLSTQAVKDAVFQVYLSGLCTSGVNFTGGEVLGHRNDFFEIAEYTGSLGIPYRLNTNSWWSRKSGLELPGRRFESPLDLVRHLKSIGLGQFAFSYDERMSNSDLFDNLVAAIKLCEIARIGYQIIFTGVDPAKIGGIINELHKAAGFFLNYLVPVSAEMADIGGCTGDNAAYAWQSNKADCRDKGFYHPAFLHVSPDGKVRTCMYAVGSANVGDITENAFTDLINDFPGNTTGRCFTSPARKQAAFDNLVAPYLASYRPFVHECTRNAVLVRTIQTHFDCPDLSLAEIHHRIGRDLNLAHR, encoded by the coding sequence TTGCTGAAATACGGATTTATCTCGTTACTCCCGATGCCCGGCCGCAGCCGCTGCTCCCTTCTGGCGGTCACCGGCGTCAATTTCGAACTCACCTACGACTGCAATTTGAACTGCGCTCACTGCCTGCAGCAGGGCATCCGCCGTTTCACCAGAGGGCACCTATCCACGCAGGCGGTCAAAGACGCGGTATTTCAAGTTTACCTTAGCGGATTATGTACCTCAGGCGTCAATTTCACCGGCGGCGAAGTGCTGGGTCACCGGAACGATTTCTTCGAGATTGCCGAATATACCGGGTCGTTGGGGATACCCTATAGGTTGAACACCAACAGCTGGTGGTCCCGGAAATCCGGGCTCGAACTCCCGGGGCGGCGGTTTGAATCTCCTCTCGACCTGGTGCGCCACCTCAAATCGATCGGATTAGGTCAATTCGCCTTCAGCTACGATGAACGTATGTCGAATTCCGATCTTTTCGACAACCTGGTTGCGGCAATAAAGCTGTGCGAAATCGCGCGGATTGGCTATCAGATCATCTTCACTGGCGTTGACCCTGCCAAAATTGGGGGCATCATCAACGAACTCCACAAGGCTGCCGGCTTCTTTTTAAACTACCTGGTGCCGGTCAGCGCTGAAATGGCCGACATCGGCGGGTGCACCGGGGACAACGCCGCCTACGCCTGGCAGTCCAACAAAGCCGATTGCCGGGATAAAGGCTTTTATCACCCGGCATTTTTACATGTCAGCCCTGATGGCAAAGTCAGGACGTGCATGTACGCGGTCGGCTCGGCAAACGTTGGTGATATCACCGAAAATGCCTTTACCGACCTGATCAATGATTTCCCCGGTAACACCACCGGCCGCTGTTTCACAAGCCCCGCCCGGAAACAGGCGGCGTTTGACAACCTTGTGGCGCCCTATCTGGCTTCGTATCGGCCTTTTGTCCATGAGTGTACCCGCAACGCCGTGCTGGTCAGAACCATCCAGACGCACTTCGATTGCCCTGATCTGAGCCTGGCGGAAATTCACCATCGCATCGGGCGCGATTTGAACCTGGCGCATCGATAG
- a CDS encoding mechanosensitive ion channel family protein encodes MMEENGTASQTVLNSNKGHITVWLLGTIVMIGAIMITLEISQRNISTFISTQEKYIIALEATVLVAFLVELLARLTVLGSRLPRMIQHTARLRLVVRIVGYSTGSLFVLSILASNPTLGISIAAIAGVAVAFATQNIVASISAALILTNTHIVRIGEEISVNDIQGTVEDIGVTHTVLLADDGVVFVPNSVLISSPVRRKKRMTESGGKADEW; translated from the coding sequence ATGATGGAAGAAAACGGAACTGCCTCTCAGACAGTGCTAAACTCGAATAAGGGACACATCACCGTCTGGTTATTAGGGACGATCGTCATGATTGGGGCAATCATGATAACCCTGGAGATTAGCCAGAGAAATATCAGTACTTTTATTTCCACCCAGGAAAAATACATTATTGCTTTAGAGGCTACGGTCCTGGTCGCTTTTCTAGTAGAGCTGCTGGCCAGGCTTACCGTACTCGGATCGCGTTTACCTAGGATGATCCAGCACACAGCTCGCCTGAGGCTTGTGGTTCGAATCGTCGGGTATTCTACGGGTTCGTTATTCGTGCTGTCGATACTTGCATCAAATCCAACGCTTGGCATCAGTATCGCAGCAATAGCAGGCGTGGCCGTGGCATTCGCCACCCAGAACATCGTGGCCAGCATTTCGGCGGCTCTGATACTCACCAACACCCATATCGTGAGAATAGGTGAGGAGATTTCAGTTAATGATATCCAGGGTACAGTCGAGGACATCGGAGTGACTCATACTGTGCTCTTAGCCGATGATGGGGTGGTTTTCGTGCCGAATTCCGTGTTAATTTCAAGCCCGGTGCGTCGTAAAAAAAGAATGACTGAGAGCGGCGGCAAAGCTGATGAATGGTGA